One Oscillospiraceae bacterium genomic region harbors:
- a CDS encoding energy-coupling factor ABC transporter permease, producing the protein MHMADALLAPGVAGVMYACSAVAAGRSVRKLNQQPDDKNVPVMGVMGAFVFAAQMINFTIPGTGSSGHLCGGMLLAAIVGPYAAFLTMIGVLLIQCLLFADGGLMALGANIWNMAFYGCFMGGLIWRTFTRKGLNRAKIIAASLIGCILSLQLGAFSVSVETLASGITALPFGAFLLAMQPIHLAIGAVEGCITAAVLAFLYEARPSLLWLGGVAAGEKQRLTLRGTLGVLAGAAVVVAGGLSLLASAFPDGLEWSLQRLTGSTELETTGPVQAFFARIQEWTALLPDYNFAGSDAAAGTSAAGIIGAVVVLAVVILGVKLVKKAVHRRGSSAQGH; encoded by the coding sequence ATGCATATGGCAGACGCATTATTGGCGCCGGGTGTTGCCGGAGTCATGTACGCCTGTTCGGCGGTGGCGGCGGGGCGCTCGGTGCGCAAGCTGAACCAGCAGCCCGATGACAAGAACGTGCCCGTGATGGGGGTGATGGGTGCCTTTGTTTTTGCCGCCCAGATGATCAATTTTACCATCCCCGGCACGGGTTCCAGCGGTCATTTGTGCGGCGGCATGCTGCTGGCCGCCATCGTGGGTCCCTACGCCGCGTTTTTGACGATGATCGGCGTGCTGCTCATCCAATGCCTTCTGTTTGCCGACGGCGGCCTGATGGCGTTGGGGGCCAACATCTGGAATATGGCGTTCTACGGTTGTTTTATGGGCGGGCTGATCTGGCGCACCTTTACCCGCAAGGGGCTGAACCGTGCGAAAATTATCGCCGCATCACTGATTGGCTGCATCCTTTCGCTGCAGCTGGGGGCGTTCTCGGTATCCGTAGAAACGCTGGCCTCCGGCATTACGGCGCTGCCCTTTGGTGCGTTTTTGCTGGCCATGCAGCCCATTCATCTCGCCATTGGCGCGGTGGAAGGCTGCATTACCGCCGCTGTGCTTGCGTTTTTGTACGAGGCACGCCCCAGTCTGCTGTGGCTGGGCGGCGTGGCCGCCGGGGAGAAGCAGCGCCTGACCTTACGCGGCACGCTGGGCGTGCTGGCGGGCGCGGCCGTGGTCGTCGCAGGCGGGCTTTCGCTGCTGGCATCTGCCTTCCCCGATGGGTTGGAATGGTCGCTGCAGCGTTTGACCGGCAGCACCGAACTGGAAACCACCGGCCCCGTGCAGGCGTTTTTTGCCCGTATTCAAGAATGGACGGCCCTGCTGCCGGACTACAACTTTGCAGGCTCCGACGCGGCTGCCGGGACCAGCGCGGCGGGCATCATCGGCGCGGTCGTGGTGCTGGCCGTGGTGATTTTGGGCGTAAAACTGGTAAAAAAGGCGGTGCATCGACGTGGATCGTCTGCACAGGGCCATTAA
- a CDS encoding energy-coupling factor ABC transporter ATP-binding protein, translating to MANSESILTMQDLTFCYDGHRAAPVLQDINLNIASGQRVGLVGCNGVGKSTLLKLLVGILPMQQGTLEVAGLAMQRENLASIRRKVGYIFQDSDSQLFMPTVAADVAFAAQNYGYPTEEVAARSHRALQQVHIEDCADRPVYRLSGGQKKLASIAGILTLDPELILMDEPSAALDPKNRHNLIEILRGLPCAMLIASHDLDFIYDTCDRVVLLYEGHIAADGPAEEILHDGALLSDCNLELPLRFQSI from the coding sequence ATGGCAAATTCCGAGTCTATCCTGACGATGCAGGACTTGACCTTTTGTTATGATGGCCACCGCGCCGCGCCGGTCTTGCAGGATATAAACCTGAACATTGCGTCCGGCCAGCGGGTGGGTCTTGTTGGCTGCAACGGCGTGGGCAAATCCACACTGTTAAAGCTGCTGGTGGGTATTCTGCCCATGCAGCAGGGCACGCTGGAAGTGGCGGGTCTTGCGATGCAGCGCGAAAATTTGGCATCTATCCGGCGGAAAGTGGGGTACATTTTCCAGGATTCGGACAGCCAGCTGTTCATGCCCACAGTGGCGGCGGACGTCGCCTTTGCGGCGCAGAACTACGGTTACCCGACCGAGGAAGTGGCCGCCCGCAGCCACCGCGCCTTGCAGCAGGTGCACATCGAGGATTGCGCCGACCGGCCGGTGTACCGGCTGTCCGGTGGGCAGAAGAAACTTGCGTCTATCGCAGGCATCCTGACGCTGGACCCAGAGCTGATCTTGATGGACGAGCCGTCCGCCGCGCTGGACCCGAAAAACCGGCACAACTTAATAGAAATTTTGCGAGGACTGCCCTGTGCGATGCTGATTGCCTCCCACGATCTGGATTTTATCTACGATACCTGCGACCGGGTGGTGCTGCTGTACGAAGGGCACATTGCCGCCGACGGCCCGGCCGAGGAAATTTTGCACGATGGTGCGTTGCTGTCCGATTGCAATTTGGAACTGCCTCTGCGGTTTCAATCGATATAA
- a CDS encoding energy-coupling factor transporter transmembrane protein EcfT: MDRLHRAIKDVHRLDDLAARDTWLNRLAPLPKLLAAVVYLAVTLSFGRYQLTGVLGMGLWPLLLLELADFTPGDALRAFKPVAVLLTVVGLCNLPFDRAVLLHAGPLSVTGGILSLGVLLAKGLFCFLAVWVLIASTGMESVCAALQQLHCPRVLTTTILLIYRYIVLLLQEGIRIATAYALRAPGQKGIQFRAWGSLLGQLLLRSIDRAQLVYESMQLRGFAGSFPPGQKKHGGWLFLAVTVFYCAVFRAVPVFELAGRLL, translated from the coding sequence GTGGATCGTCTGCACAGGGCCATTAAGGATGTTCACCGGCTGGACGATCTGGCCGCGCGGGATACCTGGCTGAACCGGCTGGCCCCGCTGCCCAAACTGCTGGCGGCGGTAGTGTATCTGGCCGTCACGCTGTCCTTTGGGCGATATCAGCTCACCGGCGTACTGGGTATGGGACTTTGGCCGCTGCTTTTGCTGGAGTTGGCGGACTTTACCCCCGGCGACGCCTTGCGGGCGTTTAAACCCGTGGCTGTGCTGCTAACCGTGGTGGGGCTGTGCAACCTGCCGTTCGACCGCGCCGTACTGCTGCATGCGGGGCCGCTGTCCGTGACTGGGGGCATACTCTCGCTGGGCGTGCTGCTGGCCAAGGGGCTGTTCTGCTTTCTGGCCGTGTGGGTGCTGATTGCCTCCACCGGGATGGAATCCGTCTGCGCGGCTTTACAGCAATTGCACTGTCCGCGGGTGCTCACCACCACAATTTTACTGATATACCGTTACATTGTGCTGCTTTTGCAGGAGGGTATCCGCATTGCCACCGCCTATGCGCTGCGCGCACCCGGGCAAAAGGGCATCCAGTTCCGGGCGTGGGGCTCACTGCTGGGGCAGCTGCTACTGCGCAGCATCGACCGCGCCCAGCTGGTGTACGAGAGCATGCAGCTGCGGGGCTTTGCAGGATCTTTTCCGCCAGGGCAGAAAAAGCACGGCGGTTGGCTGTTTTTGGCAGTAACGGTTTTCTACTGCGCCGTTTTCCGCGCCGTGCCGGTGTTTGAGCTGGCCGGACGACTTTTGTAA
- the larC gene encoding nickel pincer cofactor biosynthesis protein LarC, translating to MNEKKDALYLECYSGISGDMVTAALLDLGADEVVLRKALASLPLDGFSINISRVKKAGLDACDFDVVLDAEHENHDHDTAYLYGGVEECGHTHDVHEHNHDEHDHHHDEDGHEHRHGHCCHDHAAEHCHDHEHDHAHRGLAEVLDILNKADLTDRARATAVRIFTILGQAEAKAHGATLETVHFHEVGAVDSIVDITAAAVCLDNLGIEDVIVPVLYEGTGSIRCAHGVLPIPVPAVVNIAAAEHLNLHITGAKGEYVTPTGAAIAAAVHTSDQLPAEFTVSKIGLGAGKREQELPGLVRAMLIRPAGSEYAAQDVIYKLESNIDDTTGEALGYVMERLLAAGARDVQYSPVYMKKNRPAYLLTVLCLEEDIPALEEIIFAETTTIGIRRVRMERSILKRHIYTIPTSLGDVEVKMCLVPHCNGNEVFEDVEERCYPEYESIKAICKRTGRSYQDVTRQVLRELAENKED from the coding sequence ATGAATGAAAAAAAAGACGCCCTGTATCTGGAATGTTACTCCGGCATCAGCGGCGATATGGTCACGGCGGCGTTGCTGGACCTGGGCGCGGACGAGGTTGTGCTGCGCAAAGCGCTGGCCAGCCTGCCGCTGGATGGGTTCAGCATCAACATCAGCCGAGTGAAAAAGGCCGGGCTGGACGCCTGCGATTTTGACGTGGTGCTGGACGCCGAGCACGAGAACCACGACCACGATACGGCCTACCTGTACGGCGGGGTGGAGGAGTGCGGCCACACCCACGATGTGCATGAGCACAACCATGACGAGCACGACCACCATCATGACGAGGATGGACATGAGCACCGCCATGGGCATTGCTGCCACGACCACGCGGCTGAACATTGCCACGACCATGAACATGACCACGCACACCGCGGGCTGGCCGAGGTGCTGGACATCCTGAACAAAGCCGATCTGACCGACCGCGCCCGCGCCACGGCCGTGCGCATCTTTACCATTTTGGGCCAGGCCGAGGCAAAGGCCCATGGTGCTACGCTGGAAACCGTGCACTTTCACGAAGTCGGCGCGGTGGATTCCATCGTGGACATCACCGCTGCGGCCGTATGCTTGGACAATCTGGGCATCGAGGACGTCATCGTCCCCGTGCTGTACGAGGGCACCGGCAGCATCCGCTGTGCCCACGGCGTGCTGCCCATCCCGGTGCCCGCCGTGGTGAACATTGCCGCCGCTGAGCACCTGAACCTGCACATCACCGGCGCCAAGGGCGAGTACGTCACCCCCACCGGCGCGGCCATTGCTGCCGCTGTGCATACCAGTGACCAGCTGCCCGCCGAATTCACCGTTTCCAAAATTGGTCTCGGCGCCGGAAAGCGGGAGCAGGAACTGCCCGGCCTGGTGCGAGCAATGCTCATCCGCCCCGCAGGCAGCGAGTATGCCGCGCAGGACGTCATCTACAAGCTGGAATCCAACATCGACGACACCACCGGCGAAGCGCTGGGCTACGTGATGGAGCGGCTGCTGGCCGCGGGTGCACGGGACGTGCAGTACAGCCCTGTCTACATGAAAAAGAACCGTCCTGCGTACCTTTTGACCGTGCTTTGCCTGGAGGAGGACATTCCCGCACTGGAAGAAATCATTTTTGCGGAGACCACCACCATCGGCATCCGCCGCGTGCGGATGGAGCGCAGCATCTTGAAGCGCCATATTTACACCATTCCCACTTCACTGGGTGATGTAGAGGTCAAAATGTGCCTGGTGCCCCATTGCAATGGGAACGAAGTTTTCGAGGATGTAGAAGAGCGCTGCTATCCCGAGTATGAGAGCATCAAGGCCATCTGCAAGCGCACGGGCCGCTCCTATCAAGATGTAACACGCCAGGTCCTGCGCGAACTGGCCGAAAATAAGGAGGACTAA
- the larB gene encoding nickel pincer cofactor biosynthesis protein LarB, with amino-acid sequence MDAKQVLEQVRSGAISVEDAEQFFRRAPYEELGYAKLDTHRKLRSGFGEVVFCSGKADEFLSNIFEKLAVEDGEVLGTRATPHQFELVKAVCPSAVYDSIARIIKVEKPGKVLRGCVAVCTAGTADIAVAEEAAQTAEFFGTKVERIYDVGVSGLHRLLGNLEPIQRANCVVAVAGMEGALASVIGGLVQNPVIAVPTSVGYGASFGGLSALLTMINSCANGIATVNIDNGYGAGYLATQINRLALGTKED; translated from the coding sequence ATGGACGCAAAACAAGTGTTGGAGCAGGTGCGCAGCGGCGCGATAAGCGTCGAGGACGCCGAGCAGTTTTTCCGCCGCGCCCCCTACGAGGAATTGGGCTACGCCAAGCTGGACACCCACCGCAAACTGCGGTCCGGCTTTGGCGAGGTGGTATTTTGCAGCGGCAAGGCCGACGAATTTCTGTCGAACATTTTTGAAAAATTGGCCGTCGAAGACGGTGAGGTACTGGGCACCCGTGCCACGCCCCACCAGTTTGAACTGGTCAAGGCCGTCTGCCCTAGTGCAGTGTACGATTCCATTGCCCGCATTATAAAGGTAGAAAAGCCCGGCAAGGTACTGCGCGGCTGCGTGGCCGTCTGCACCGCCGGCACTGCCGACATCGCCGTGGCCGAGGAAGCCGCCCAGACGGCCGAGTTTTTCGGCACGAAAGTGGAGCGCATCTACGATGTGGGCGTCAGCGGGCTGCACCGCCTGCTGGGCAACCTGGAACCTATCCAGCGCGCCAACTGCGTAGTGGCCGTGGCGGGCATGGAGGGGGCACTGGCCAGCGTCATCGGCGGGCTGGTGCAGAACCCGGTCATTGCTGTGCCTACCTCGGTGGGGTACGGGGCCAGCTTCGGCGGGCTTTCCGCACTGCTGACGATGATCAACTCCTGCGCCAACGGCATTGCCACCGTCAACATCGATAATGGCTACGGCGCCGGGTATCTGGCCACCCAAATCAACCGCCTGGCCCTGGGCACGAAAGAGGATTAA